A single genomic interval of Dromiciops gliroides isolate mDroGli1 chromosome 1, mDroGli1.pri, whole genome shotgun sequence harbors:
- the LOC122734643 gene encoding GEM-interacting protein — MEGTQFGLPQTQGTENRNRYSDIFRSLDNLEISLGNAAIEMLVGDSEPLDEPEPGVETNETQDWSSSFSGGPAQLTGEELDTRLVRSEGGVEAALDYAKMWSRHIKEILSWTEKRASYELEFSKNIMKLAEAAKVSIQQQHPSGPLRDVYALFLEQDFTLGDLTLQILAQQKHNFYQPLVAQRNEIEKRRKEMKAQWAREQKRMNEAVLALRRARIHYLQRSEDAQARILGLPEVPSKQQERRRRSREEAQAKAQEAEAHYQACIREANLRQRDLEATKQRIVSRVRKMLLQGDVELKKVSLYLFSLRGELAQRRPQGFSALSECCMPFEPGQRYLEFVQTMWPEPPPPAPPDFCFQEFVASAHSSPLDARKKVPSQQSLQSNESLSELNLWEESGDRGEGSLGISLGSDVDSIGGSSGSRSLDSPTSSPELGDGADNETSWPFKKWPMSSAAQTHNFRRLRGPAKCRECETFMVSGIECEECSLACHKRCLQSLLILCGHRKLPARAQLFGVDFLQLPRDFPEEVPFLVIKCTAEIEYRGLGIQGIYRISGSRVRVERLCQAFENGWALVELSGNSPHDVTGVLKHFLKELTDPIIPSQLYGSFISLAKTLQPGVSSDALGSSEPELNLDPSPNNADPSAEAVSALRNLLRQLPGSNYNTLRHLVAHLFRSSSRVASRFEENKMSANNLGIVFGPTLLRPPKGQGGVSTSPVACLLDSGYQAQMIEFLIIHYEQVFGMEELPPATAEISDSGTPSPVTQASAEEGSGTSGVQTSPSKGDLIEWETGNSSEGGGEESNQVPEETPLGTQSRCHFSRQPVKYPRAGGVRPVTHQLSSLALVASKLCEETPIKDRHGSLRGQGPWASASPESSPLRRAKLPKHFEITQETARLLSKFQREGSQDGGESPGWPEPEPQSRPLSYQSQPQPQLQPQPQPQPQLQPQLQPQTQTQSPPQPQPQTQTQPQPELQPQFEEAEEHL; from the exons ATGGAAGGAACCCAGTTCG GTCTCCCTCAGACTCAAGGCACAGAGAACAGAAACCGTTACAGTGACATCTTCAGGAGCCTGGACAACTTGGAGATTTCCTTGGGAAATGC GGCTATAGAAATGTTGGTTGGAGACTCGGAGCCCTTGGATGAGCCTGAGCCAGGAGTGGag ACTAATGAGACCCAAGACTGGagcagctctttctctggaggcccTGCCCAGCTCACAG GGGAGGAACTGGACACCCGGCTTGTGCGCAGTGAAGGAGGTGTGGAGGCTGCCCTGGATTATGCCAAGATGTGGAGTAGGCACATAAAAGAGATTCTGAGCTGGACTGAAAAGAGAGCAAGCTATG AGCTAGAATTTTCCAAAAACATCATGAAGCTCGCCGAGGCAGCAAAGGTATCCATTCAGCAGCAG CATCCTTCAGGACCACTCCGAGATGTCTATGCCCTCTTCCTCGAGCAGGACTTCACCCTTGGAGACCTGACCCTGCAGATATTGGCACAGCAGAAACATAATTTTtaccag CCCCTGGTGGCCCAGAGGAATGAGATAGAGAAAAGACGGAAAGAGATGAAGGCCCAGTGGGCTCGTGAACAGAAGAGGATG AATGAAGCAGTGCTGGCGTTACGGCGAGCTCGGATCCACTACCTGCAGAGGAGTGAGGATGCACAAGCTCGAATCTTGGGCCTTCCTGAAGTTCCCAGCAAGCAGCAAGAGCGCCGGCGCCGTTCACGGGAGGAAGCCCAGGCCAAG GCACAGGAGGCTGAAGCTCACTATCAGGCCTGCATCCGGGAGGCCAACCTCCGGCAGCGGGATCTGGAGGCTACAAAACAGAGAATCGTGTCCCGTGTCCGGAAGATGTTGCTTCAGGGAGATGTGGAACTCAAGAAG GTGTCCTTGTACCTCTTCAGCCTTCGAGGGGAGTTGGCTCAACGAAGACCCCAGGGTTTCTCAGCACTTAGTGAATGCTGTATGCCCTTTGAGCCTGGCCAACGATACCTTGAGTTTGTGCAGACAATGTGGCCAGAGCCCCCTCCTCCAGCTCCACCAGATTTCTGTTTCCAGGAGTTTGTGGCCTCAGCACACAG CTCCCCTCTGGATGCTCGAAAGAAGGTTCCATCCCAGCAATCCTTGCAGTCCAATGAATCCTTATCAGAGCTCAACCTCTGGGAAGAGTCTGGGGACCGTGGTGAGG GGAGCCTGGGCATCTCTCTAGGCAGTGATGTGGACAGTATAGGTGGAAGCAGTGGGTCTCGGTCTCTGGACTCCCCTACATCCAGCCCTG AACTTGGGGATGGAGCAGACAATGAGACGTCTTGGCCCTTTAAGAAGTGGCCGATGTCTAGTGCAGCCCAGACCCACAATTTTCGAAGGCTTCGAGGCCCAGCCAAGTGCCGTGAGTGTGAGACCTTCATGGTCAGCGGAATCGAGTGTGAGGAG TGCTCTCTGGCCTGCCACAAGCGTTGCCTGCAGTCTTTACTGATTCTGTGTGGCCACAGAAAGCTCCCAGCCCGAGCTCAGCTCTTTGGAGTTGACTTTCTACAGCTGCCCCGGGACTTTCCAGAGGAGGTGCCCTTCTTGGTCATCAAATGCACTGCTGAAATTGAGTACCGTGGCCTTGGTATACAG GGTATTTACCGGATCAGTGGGTCCCGGGTTCGAGTGGAGCGGCTATGCCAGGCCTTTGAAAATGGCTGGGCCTTGGTGGAGTTGTCGGGTAACTCTCCCCACGATGTCACTGGAGTACTCAAGCATTTCCTTAAGGAG CTCACAGATCCTATCATACCTTCTCAACTCTATGGTTCCTTCATCTCTCTGGCTAAGACCCTGCAACCAGGGGTATCATCAGATGCCTTAGGAAGCTCTGAACCTGAACTCAATCTTGACCCCAGCCCCAATAATGCTGACCCTTCAGCTGAAGCTGTCAGTGCCCTGAGGAATCTCCTGAGACAGCTGCCTGGCTCTAACTACAATACTCTCCGGCACCTAGTGGCCCATCTATTCAG gtcttcctctaGGGTGGCCTCAAGGTTTGAAGAAAACAAGATGTCAGCCAACAACCTGGGCATCGTGTTTGGGCCAACACTGCTTCGGCCACCAAAGGGCCAGGGTGGGGTCAGCACCAGCCCAGTGGCCTGCCTCTTGGACTCAGGATACCAGGCCCAGATGATTGAGTTCCTCATCATCCATTATGAGCAAGTCTTTGGGATGGAAGAACTCCCTCCAGCCACTGCAGAAATATCTGACTCTGGAACTCCTAGTCCTGTCACACAGGCCTCTGCCGAAGAGGGGTCTGGGACTTCAGGGGTCCAG ACTTCACCATCCAAAGGTGACCTCATTGAGTGGGAAACTGGGAACTCCtcagaagggggaggagaag AGTCCAATCAAGTTCCTGAGGAAACCCCCTTAGGGACGCAATCCCGATGCCACTTCAGTCGCCAGCCCGTGAAATATCCCCGGGCAGGGGGAGTCAGGCCAGTCACCCACCAGTTGTCCAGCCTGGCCCTGGTGGCCTCTAAACTCTGTGAGGAAACCCCTATCAAGGATCGACACGGAAGCCTTCGGGGCCAGGGACCTTGGGCCAGTGCCTCCCCAGAAAGCAGCCCCCTTCGCCGAGCCAAGCTGCCAAAGCACTTTGAGATTACCCAGGAGACAGCGAGACTCCTCTCCAAATTCCAGAGAGAAGGGTCCCAAGATGGTGGGGAATCTCCTGGCTGGCCTGAACCAGAACCTCAGTCCCGACCCCTGTCCTATcagtcccagccccagccccagctccagccccagccccagccccagccccagctccagcCTCAGCTTCAGCCTCAGACCCAGACCCAGTCGCCGCCCCAGCCTCAGccccagacccagacccagccTCAGCCTGAGCTCCAGCCCCAGTTTGAGGAGGCTGAGGAACATTTGTGA
- the LPAR2 gene encoding lysophosphatidic acid receptor 2 — protein MDHCYDNESVSFFYNHSGKHLSLSWQPKDVVMVVLGLIVSVVVLLTNLLVIVAIVSNRRLHQPIYYLLGNLAAADLFAGLAYLFLMLHTGPRTAQLSVRVWFLRQGLLDASLSASVVNLLAIAVERHRSVMAVQPLSLLPRGRVLLLMVGSWVVALGLALLPSYWNCLCNLDHCARLAPLYSRTFLTAWALGNLLAFLLMAAVYARIFFYVRRRMNRMSQHAGFHPRYRETTVALVKTVVIILGAFVVCWTPGQVVLLLDGLGCDSCNVLAVEKYFLLLAEANSLVNPVVYSCRDAEMRNTFRRLLCGCLRSSSPHTPGNGPRPGMRVNLPDSGHPLMDSSL, from the exons ATGGATCACTGTTACGATAATGAATCTGTGAGCTTCTTCTACAACCACAGTGGGAAGCATCTGAGTCTGTCCTGGCAACCCAAGGATGTGGTCATGGTGGTCCTGGGGCTTATCGTCAGTGTAGTGGTTCTTCTGACCAACCTGCTGGTCATTGTGGCCATCGTTTCCAACCGACGGCTACACCAGCCCATTTACTATCTGCTAGGGAACCTGGCTGCAGCCGATCTGTTTGCAGGACTGGCCTACCTATTCCTCATGCTACACACAGGCCCCCGCACAGCCCAGCTCTCTGTAAGGGTCTGGTTTTTGCGGCAGGGCCTGCTGGATGCCAGCCTCAGTGCTTCTGTTGTCAACCTGCTGGCCATTGCAGTGGAGCGGCACCGCAGCGTCATGGCGGTGCAGCCGCTGAGTCTCCTGCCTCGAGGCCGAGTGCTGCTACTCATGGTGGGCAGTTGGGTAGTTGCACTGGGCCTGGCGCTTTTGCCCTCTTACTGGAACTGCTTGTGTAACCTGGACCACTGTGCTCGCCTGGCCCCGCTCTACAGCCGCACCTTCCTGACTGCCTGGGCCCTTGGCAACCTGCTGGCCTTCCTGCTTATGGCAGCTGTGTATGCACGCATCTTCTTCTATGTGCGAAGGCGCATGAATCGCATGTCACAACATGCTGGCTTCCACCCACGATACCGTGAGACCACAGTTGCTCTAGTCAAGACAGTGGTCATCATTTTGG GGGCATTTGTGGTCTGCTGGACACCTGGCCAGGTGGTATTGCTTCTAGACGGTCTGGGCTGTGACTCGTGCAATGTCTTAGCCGTGGAGAAGTACTTCCTGCTTTTGGCTGAAGCTAACTCACTGGTCAACCCAGTTGTATATTCATGCCGGGATGCTGAGATGCGCAACACCTTCCGCCGTCTACTCTGTGGCTGCTTGAGGAGTTCTTCCCCACACACACCCGGAAATGGGCCAAGACCTGGAATGAGGGTCAATCTTCCTGACAGTGGCCACCCCCTGATGGATTCCTCCCTTTAA